TGGATGCGATGCTTGCTGGGCTGGGCGGCAAGGATCCGCTTTTGGAAGAGGTGCTGCGCTCTGACCGCGACTATATCGTTGATTTCCGCTCGCTTGAGGAGCCGCCGCCAGAGTACGGCAGTGATATCAATGGTCTGCCGGTTGACGAAGGCATAACCAGCGTCCTGAAGGCAAAGGGCATTGGAAAATTGTATAAATTCCAGGAAGAGGCCGTGAAAAAGATCCTGCAGGGAAAAGACGTCGTCATCACGGCTCCGACTGCATCCGGCAAGACGGAGGCGTTTTGCATACCTATCCTGCAAAAGATAGCAGAAGAGGTTTCGCGCTTTGGCTCGCTTCGCGCCGGAGACGAGCGCGGAAAAATAATGGCGATTTTCGTGTACCCGACAAAGGCCCTTGCGCGCGACCAGATGCCAAAGATAACCGAGCTTGCCAAGCCCCTTGGCGTGCGCGCGGCGGTCCTTGACGGCGATACGCCGGACACAGAACGTGCAAAGATCCTTGAGTCCCTGCCAGACATCATCGTCACCAACTTTGACGTCATACACTACCACATGATGCACCGGACGAGGCTCTCCAGAGCATTAAGGACTGCAAAGTTCCTTGTAGTCGACGAGGCGCACGTCTATACCGGCGTCTTTGGGGCAAACGTGCACCACATCATCGCGCGGCTGGAGCGGCTTGCCGGCGGCGGGAAGATGCAGATAGCCGCGGCGTCTGCGACGCTTCCAAACGCGGCCGACTTTTGCAAGGCGCTCTTTGGCAGGGAGATGCAGGTCGTAAAAGGAAGGGGAAGGCGCGGCAGGGTCAACCTTGCAATAATATTCCCGTCATTGCGGTCGCACCGCTCCCTTGCCCTTGACATTGTAAAAGAAGCGGCAGCAAAGGGCAGGCACAGGACGATTGCGTTTTCAAACTCGCACCTTGGCTCTGAGCTGCTGGCGTTTTACGCGGCAAGGCAGGGCGTGTCGATAAGGGTGCACAGGGCCGGCCTGACGGCATCTGCAAGGGCAGGCGTGGAGGAGATGTTCAAGTCCGGCAAGCTGTCTGCAATATCTGCCACCCCGACGCTTGAGCTTGGCATCGACATTGGCGACGTGGACGCCATCGTCTCAAACATCGTCCCTGTCAACCGCCTCGTGCAGAGGATAGGAAGGGCCGCGCGCAGAGGCCAGCAGGGGTACGCGTTTTTGGCGCTTGGCAACGACCCCATAAGCCAGTACTACAAGTCGCATCCCGACGATTACCTGTCAGACCAGGAATTTGCATACACTGACCCGGAGAACCCGTTTGTCAAAGAGTTCCAGATATTGGCCATGGCGTGTGACAGGCCGGTATCGATGGCCGAGTCGAAAGGCGCGTGGGACGCGGTGCAGAAACTTGTCTCAAGGGGGCTTTTGAGCCTCGAAAAGGAGCGCTTTGTGCCCGACTTCAAAAAGGCGATGGCAGTTCTAAACAATTACAGCATACGCGGAATAGGAAGCAGGGTCGACATCAAGCTTGCAGGCAAAATAGCCGGGGACAGGTCGCTTCCGCAGGCACTGGAAGAGCTGCACCAGGACGCCATATACTTTCTTGCCGGCAGGCGCTACCGCGTAAAGGCGCTGCACTTTGAGCGCGACAGGCAACAGCCGTATGCCGAACTAGAAGCAATACCGTACGACTATCCATACTACACCAAGGCGCTCACCGACGAGTGGCCGTCGATACTTGAAGTGCACGAGCGAAAGAAGGTGTTCGGCATTGAAGTCGCGTACTGCTCGCTGAAGATACAGAAAAGGGTGCTTGGCTACGCCAACATCGAGATAGGCCAGGAAGTGGCGCAGGGCAAGACGAAGGTGATGTTTGACCAGCCCCTTGAATTCGAGTTTGCGACCAAGGGGTTCGTGTTCCGTGCGCCAAGGCCGGAGGAAACGATGTCAAAGGCAGACGACGAAGAGTACATCGGGATGAGCGCGTTCCACGCGTCAGAGCACGTCATAATAGAGGGAAGCGCCATGATAACGGGAGGCGCGTCGCAGGACCTTGGCGGAATCTCGCTTGGGTCGTCGGGGCTCATATTCGTGTACGACGGGAGCGTGGGTGGAAACGGCGCAAGCAAAGTATTGTACGACCGCCTGGACAGGGCGCTTGGCAGGGCGCTTCGCATACTGTCTGAATGCCCGTGCACGAGCGAGAGCGGCTGCCCCAGATGCACCTACTCGTACAGGTGCGGCAACAATAACGAATACCTGCACAAGGCAGCAGCCATCGAGGTCATGAACCGCGCAGTGGAGGGCGAGGCGACCGAGATAGGAGATGACGAGGAAATACAGGGCGACCGTGCCCTAGTTTAGGTAAACGTTTAAGAATAGAGAAGCGCGCTTCTCCAATAAATTACATGGAAGAGGTCGCTGCAGCACCACAGCCGCAGGCGCGCATAAGGTGGAGTTCGCTTGTCCACAGGGGCGTCGCCTTCCCGCCCGAGCACCAGCCAAGGGGCATCACCATTTCGATAAAGGGAGAAAAGGTCGCGCTCAACGCAGACCAGGAAGAGCTCGTGTACGCGTGGGCGAAGAAGAAGGACACCCACTATGTGCAGGACCCCGTGTTCCAGTCCAACTTTTTGCTCGACCTAAAGCCGCTGCTTCCAGAAAAATTCAGAAAAGCAGACCTAAAGATTTCCGACTTTGATTTCTCTCAGGCGTTCCGGCTTGCCGACGAGGAGAAGATGATGAAAGAGCGAGAAAAGGAGCGCATAAAGAACCTTCCAAGGGAAGAAAAGAAAAAGATGGCAGAGGCAAAAAAGGCAGAGCGCGAGCGGCTAAAGGCGCTGTACGGCAAGGCAGTGGTTGATGGTCAGGAAGTAGACATCGCCAACTGGCTTGTCGAGCCGCCGGGCCTGTTCATGGGCAGGGGCCAGCACCCGCTGCGTGGCCGCTGGAAGCCCCGCGTCAGACCGCAGGACGTTACGCTAAACCTTGGCGAGGACGCGCCAGTGCCAGAAGGCGAGTGGAAGGAAATCGTCCACGACCACACATCGACCTGGCTTGCGACGTGGATGGAGAACCTGACTGAAAAGCGCAAGTACGTCTGGCTCCATGATTCCTCGGAACTGCGGCAGGGCAATGATAAAGCCAAGTACGACAAGGCGCTGAACCTGGCGCAGCAGCTGGGCAAGGTCGAAAAGGAGATCATGCGCAAGATGAAGGGCTCTAACGACAAAGCCGCAACCGCCGCGTATCTCATATTCAAGCTTGCCATGAGGGTCGGAGACGAAAAGGACCCCGACGAGGCCGACACGGTGGGCGCAAGCACGCTTCGCGTCGAGCACATAAAGTTCCCGCAACAAAACGGCAAACAATACATCGAGTTCAACTTCCTCGGCAAGGACAGCGTGCCGTGGCAAAAGACGCTTGAGGTCAATTCTGAGGACACGAGGGCGCTCTACGACAACCTGCGCAATTTCATGAAGGGCAAGAAACCCGACCAGCAGATATTTGACGACATCAACTCGCGCAAGGTAAACGCGTTCTTCCAGACGGTGATGCCGGGCCTGACAGCCAAGGTGTTCAGGACGTGCATCGCCACAAAGGTGGTGCAGCAGGCGCTCGTCAACCCGCCCATCAAGGTGGACAGGAACTCGCAAGAGTCAGACAAGGTGTATGTGGCGAAGTCTGCAAACCTGAAAGCGGCAATAGAGTGCAACCACAAAAAGGGCGTGGACCCCAAGAACCCGGCGGCAAAAAAAGCCGCGGAAAAGTTTGAAGAAGCTGTTGCCAAGAGGAATCAGGCCATAGCCGAGCTTGAAAAGCAGGTGGCGGCAGGAAACTGGAAGACAGAGACCCAGGAAAAGCGGCTGAAAGAGCGGCTTGCCAAGTTGAAAATGCAGTTGAAGCTGCAGCAGGAAACCCGCGACTATAATCTGGGGACATCGCTTCGCAACTACATCGACCCCCGCGTCATGAAGGCGTGGCTCAACTATGTTGACCTTGACTGGACCAAAGTGTACACCGCGACCCTACAGCGCAAGTTCAAGTGGGTAGAAGGGTACAAGGAAAAGAATTACTCCAGATTCTATCCCTGAGCGGTGGTCAGAAGACTTATATCGTTACATCATGCTTTTTTAAGCCGGACAATTGTTATAATGAGAGATTCTTGTCCTTGGAGACCATCTGCAGGATTTTCCATTCCAAGGATATTCGCGATCCTGATGGTCGCGGCCATCCTTGCTAGCGCAAGCACGGCCGCGGCCAGCGCGCAGGCGCCACCACCACAAACGCCGCCGGCTTATACTCCTGACTCGATATTCATGGCGCTGTTTGCAAACGGCGACGCGCTTGTCGAGTACGACGTCCTGATGTCAAACTCCACCACTACCACCACCGCTGCCAGCAAGGTAAAAGTCAAGCTCTTTGGCACCAACATCAGCGAGCTCATTGTCACAGACCTTGACGACAAGATCCTCCCGTTCAAGATGGGGCCGCCCGGCGAGATAGAGATAACGCCGGGGAACGCGACTGGAGCCAGGATAAGCTACCTGACACCGGACCTAGTCAACAAGACCAAGAACACCTGGACGTTTACCCTCGAAGCTCCAATAGATGTGGCGATAAAGATGCCTGCAGACAGCGTTTCCATTGACTATGGCAGCAACGTGCCGTTGCTCAGCCAGATCGGGAGCCAGACACTGCTCACCTTCAAGGCAGGAAGCATTCGCTTCAGCTACATCATTGGCACCCTTGGGACAGAAGACCAGGCAGACATTACAACCAAGTTTGCCGACGCGTCCATCAAGCAGGCAAAGGCAAGTTACCAGGGCATAGTGCTTTCCGAGGAGGAGACCCTCCTTGCCAACGCGATGGCGGCAAAGAGCGCCGGCAAGTTTGGAGATGCCATCAAGCTGGCAACGCAGGCAAGCGATCAGGTCCAGCGCGT
The sequence above is drawn from the Nitrososphaera viennensis EN76 genome and encodes:
- a CDS encoding DEAD/DEAH box helicase, with translation MTSYRCPKCSSPHSVGADRIFDGRLMFRCARCKVCAIVQSSSASIDESYLEFLDKCEDGGAATADDLRLLMEQERIIRPKKEVDAMLAGLGGKDPLLEEVLRSDRDYIVDFRSLEEPPPEYGSDINGLPVDEGITSVLKAKGIGKLYKFQEEAVKKILQGKDVVITAPTASGKTEAFCIPILQKIAEEVSRFGSLRAGDERGKIMAIFVYPTKALARDQMPKITELAKPLGVRAAVLDGDTPDTERAKILESLPDIIVTNFDVIHYHMMHRTRLSRALRTAKFLVVDEAHVYTGVFGANVHHIIARLERLAGGGKMQIAAASATLPNAADFCKALFGREMQVVKGRGRRGRVNLAIIFPSLRSHRSLALDIVKEAAAKGRHRTIAFSNSHLGSELLAFYAARQGVSIRVHRAGLTASARAGVEEMFKSGKLSAISATPTLELGIDIGDVDAIVSNIVPVNRLVQRIGRAARRGQQGYAFLALGNDPISQYYKSHPDDYLSDQEFAYTDPENPFVKEFQILAMACDRPVSMAESKGAWDAVQKLVSRGLLSLEKERFVPDFKKAMAVLNNYSIRGIGSRVDIKLAGKIAGDRSLPQALEELHQDAIYFLAGRRYRVKALHFERDRQQPYAELEAIPYDYPYYTKALTDEWPSILEVHERKKVFGIEVAYCSLKIQKRVLGYANIEIGQEVAQGKTKVMFDQPLEFEFATKGFVFRAPRPEETMSKADDEEYIGMSAFHASEHVIIEGSAMITGGASQDLGGISLGSSGLIFVYDGSVGGNGASKVLYDRLDRALGRALRILSECPCTSESGCPRCTYSYRCGNNNEYLHKAAAIEVMNRAVEGEATEIGDDEEIQGDRALV
- a CDS encoding DNA topoisomerase I encodes the protein MEEVAAAPQPQARIRWSSLVHRGVAFPPEHQPRGITISIKGEKVALNADQEELVYAWAKKKDTHYVQDPVFQSNFLLDLKPLLPEKFRKADLKISDFDFSQAFRLADEEKMMKEREKERIKNLPREEKKKMAEAKKAERERLKALYGKAVVDGQEVDIANWLVEPPGLFMGRGQHPLRGRWKPRVRPQDVTLNLGEDAPVPEGEWKEIVHDHTSTWLATWMENLTEKRKYVWLHDSSELRQGNDKAKYDKALNLAQQLGKVEKEIMRKMKGSNDKAATAAYLIFKLAMRVGDEKDPDEADTVGASTLRVEHIKFPQQNGKQYIEFNFLGKDSVPWQKTLEVNSEDTRALYDNLRNFMKGKKPDQQIFDDINSRKVNAFFQTVMPGLTAKVFRTCIATKVVQQALVNPPIKVDRNSQESDKVYVAKSANLKAAIECNHKKGVDPKNPAAKKAAEKFEEAVAKRNQAIAELEKQVAAGNWKTETQEKRLKERLAKLKMQLKLQQETRDYNLGTSLRNYIDPRVMKAWLNYVDLDWTKVYTATLQRKFKWVEGYKEKNYSRFYP